A DNA window from Aminipila luticellarii contains the following coding sequences:
- a CDS encoding ClC family H(+)/Cl(-) exchange transporter has product MYITHKTIKAIGRFKIFKYTLMAKGAAVGAITGMVIVLFRLGVDKLWGISQQIMQYAHHSAFFIVVWLFILFFISLFISFLLKAEPMISGSGIPQVKAELGGDLSLKWWKVLLCKFMGCLLALGSGLSLGREGPSVLLGSMVGKGFCRITKRIKAEERFLMTCGAGAGLTAAFNAPIAGAIFCLEEMNRSFSEKTLITAMASTITADFVASYVFGLKPIFILKVGQTVPLRYYWLFLLLGVLLGVFGALFNKCLDMFQNLYKKSFRTSLKMVLPFAFVFVLGLFYPEAIGSGSHLAEIASTGRLLIGSLCVLFIIRFLFFMICFGSGAPGGIFMPLLVFGAILGSIFGQLAGTSLGFGSTYLETFVIVGMAGAFAAIVRAPITGIILISEMTGTLSHLLALSLVSLAAYTVADILKAKPVYEQLLDRILRELSSRT; this is encoded by the coding sequence ATGTATATAACGCATAAAACGATTAAGGCAATCGGGCGATTTAAGATTTTTAAATATACCTTAATGGCGAAAGGGGCGGCGGTAGGAGCCATAACGGGAATGGTGATTGTTCTATTTCGCCTGGGTGTAGATAAGCTGTGGGGAATCAGTCAGCAGATCATGCAATATGCACACCACAGTGCTTTTTTTATTGTTGTATGGCTGTTTATTTTATTTTTTATATCCCTGTTTATTTCCTTTTTGCTTAAAGCAGAACCGATGATATCCGGAAGTGGGATTCCTCAGGTAAAAGCCGAATTAGGAGGAGATTTATCTTTAAAATGGTGGAAGGTTCTGCTCTGCAAATTTATGGGCTGTCTGCTGGCTTTAGGCAGTGGACTGAGCTTAGGGCGAGAAGGTCCCAGCGTTCTGCTGGGAAGTATGGTGGGAAAGGGATTCTGCCGCATAACAAAAAGAATAAAAGCAGAAGAGCGATTTTTAATGACTTGCGGTGCAGGTGCGGGATTGACAGCGGCCTTTAACGCTCCAATTGCCGGAGCCATATTCTGTTTGGAAGAAATGAACCGAAGCTTTTCTGAAAAAACGCTGATTACAGCCATGGCGTCGACGATTACAGCAGATTTTGTGGCCAGTTATGTTTTTGGATTAAAACCTATTTTTATATTAAAGGTCGGTCAGACCGTACCGCTTCGATATTATTGGTTGTTTCTTCTTTTGGGTGTTCTCCTGGGAGTTTTTGGTGCGCTATTTAATAAGTGTCTGGATATGTTTCAAAATTTGTATAAAAAGTCGTTCAGGACTTCCTTAAAAATGGTTCTTCCCTTTGCATTTGTATTTGTTTTAGGATTGTTTTATCCGGAAGCGATTGGCTCGGGAAGCCATCTGGCAGAAATCGCAAGCACAGGCAGGCTTTTAATCGGAAGCCTGTGCGTCCTCTTTATTATCAGATTTTTGTTTTTCATGATTTGTTTCGGATCTGGCGCACCGGGTGGAATCTTTATGCCCTTATTGGTATTTGGGGCAATCTTGGGAAGTATATTTGGACAGCTGGCAGGAACTTCTCTCGGATTTGGAAGCACTTATTTGGAAACGTTTGTTATCGTGGGTATGGCGGGGGCTTTTGCCGCTATTGTGCGGGCACCGATAACCGGAATTATTCTTATCAGTGAAATGACAGGAACCTTATCTCATTTGCTGGCTCTGTCGCTGGTTTCTTTGGCGGCATATACTGTTGCAGATATATTGAAGGCAAAACCGGTCTATGAACAACTGCTGGATCGGATTTTAAGAGAACTTTCAAGCCGAACATAA
- a CDS encoding S-layer homology domain-containing protein: MNSTLTNFIKRIVACFLAVLLAIPFISVPMESHAASFGDIRGHWAESYINKAVSSGFVKGYPDGTFRPDNAVTRAEFTSMVNKALGNTGSVNVTFYDVPRNEWFYNDVAKGMSASFVGGYDDSTFRPNNAVTREEAAAMISRFVPTYGTSGNISSFKDKGSISSWASDAVARVNGKGYMGVYDDGKYHPQDSLTRAMTAKILCGILDKENIVSSSVSVKTKGTTLSNRIYSNSVTMASDLGDGEAELSNCVVLGTLYVYGGGDDTITVSNSRVANAYVERSSSSVRLLAKGQTTINKATAGNTAILETSGLSGGLYGTGFNDVDIKGSANTTLKGSFVKVNITGSSADVDVKSGSITTLNVNSSGRSSEINLDSRSSIGTANVNASTAFRGSGSINTMNANSSGITYETKPKYIKQGSGTSSSSVSNSKDDDGDNSDLDIEVRPKNGATNVDLDTEITITFDTAVKKYNGSTIKNSDIEDMVYLRRGSSSGSKISFSGSINSSKKVITLTPDEDLDEDTKYYIVIPKNEFLDTHDDGNSSQTTYFRTGDDSDSDVTFRPKKGESDVKITINPTIAFDETIETYSGKSITDSYVESCIIFREGSSSGTKVSFDASISSKKKITIEPKKDLKEGQKYYLAIPSKKFRTISDKTNIDASSVTWTTAKNTPSVDTSSIDKAVTDARSAQSGVKVSADGKDVYTDVHWVTQAQMNTLNNAISTATNAKYSVTTVAQAQDAANVLRNAITAFNSQKDKQIGTKIRIDISAMTLAISDAQAAKKNVTVSVDGFDISPGSNWVTKEDMAALDDTISKAQAAKDSVDTSAQVISYAKSLNNAIDVFNGKIQDGKRADKSELNSAIKSANGRVNGVRVNDKAEDVPTGTTWVTEKEYKDFTDAISAATAVYEKRNALQSEVNAAITALQSAANAFTPKPGTKTE, translated from the coding sequence ATGAACAGTACTTTAACTAATTTTATAAAAAGGATAGTGGCGTGTTTCTTGGCAGTTCTGCTTGCTATTCCTTTTATTTCGGTTCCAATGGAGTCTCATGCCGCTTCCTTTGGCGACATACGAGGACATTGGGCAGAATCCTATATTAACAAAGCCGTATCCTCGGGATTTGTAAAGGGATATCCCGACGGTACCTTTCGTCCGGACAATGCCGTGACTCGAGCCGAATTTACCAGCATGGTGAACAAGGCGTTAGGGAACACCGGAAGCGTCAACGTGACCTTTTACGATGTGCCGCGCAATGAATGGTTCTACAACGACGTGGCCAAGGGGATGTCTGCGTCCTTCGTGGGTGGTTATGATGATAGTACCTTCAGGCCAAACAATGCCGTGACCAGAGAGGAAGCCGCTGCTATGATTTCCAGATTTGTACCGACCTATGGAACGTCCGGAAATATTTCTTCTTTCAAGGACAAAGGTTCCATTTCCAGCTGGGCATCGGATGCTGTGGCAAGAGTCAACGGAAAAGGCTATATGGGTGTATATGATGACGGAAAGTACCATCCGCAGGATTCCCTTACAAGAGCTATGACTGCAAAGATTCTTTGCGGCATTCTGGATAAGGAAAACATTGTTTCCTCCAGTGTCTCCGTAAAGACCAAAGGAACAACTCTCTCCAACCGCATCTATTCCAACAGTGTCACCATGGCTTCGGATTTGGGGGATGGGGAAGCAGAATTATCCAACTGCGTCGTTCTCGGAACGTTATATGTATATGGCGGTGGGGATGATACCATTACCGTATCCAACTCCAGAGTGGCAAATGCCTATGTAGAGCGAAGCTCCTCCTCCGTACGGCTTCTTGCCAAAGGGCAGACTACCATCAACAAGGCAACTGCCGGAAATACTGCTATTCTCGAAACCTCAGGTTTATCCGGGGGACTATATGGCACCGGTTTTAATGATGTGGATATAAAAGGTTCTGCCAATACGACCTTAAAAGGCAGCTTTGTCAAAGTGAACATAACCGGTTCTTCCGCAGATGTGGACGTAAAATCGGGTTCTATTACAACTCTTAACGTGAACAGCTCCGGCAGAAGCAGTGAAATTAATCTGGACAGCAGATCCAGCATCGGAACTGCCAATGTCAATGCCAGCACTGCTTTCCGAGGCTCAGGCAGTATTAATACCATGAATGCCAATTCCAGCGGAATCACCTATGAGACAAAACCAAAATACATTAAACAAGGCTCCGGTACTTCTTCTTCCTCTGTCTCCAATTCAAAGGATGACGATGGTGATAATTCCGATTTAGACATTGAAGTACGTCCGAAAAATGGAGCAACTAATGTAGATCTTGATACAGAAATTACGATTACTTTTGACACTGCCGTAAAAAAGTATAACGGCTCTACCATCAAGAATTCAGATATAGAAGATATGGTCTACCTGCGACGAGGCTCTTCCTCCGGCAGCAAGATTTCCTTCTCCGGCAGCATAAACAGCAGCAAAAAGGTTATTACCTTGACACCGGACGAAGATCTGGATGAAGACACAAAATATTATATTGTCATTCCTAAAAATGAATTTCTGGACACTCATGATGATGGGAATTCCTCTCAGACCACTTATTTCAGGACAGGAGACGATTCGGACAGTGACGTTACCTTCCGTCCTAAAAAAGGAGAGTCCGACGTAAAGATTACGATTAATCCGACCATTGCATTTGATGAAACCATAGAGACCTATTCGGGAAAATCTATCACGGATTCTTATGTGGAGAGCTGCATTATCTTTAGAGAAGGAAGCTCCAGCGGTACAAAGGTTTCCTTTGATGCCAGCATTTCGTCCAAGAAAAAGATTACCATAGAGCCTAAAAAGGATTTAAAAGAGGGACAGAAATACTATTTAGCCATTCCGAGCAAGAAGTTCCGAACCATTTCGGACAAAACCAATATTGACGCCTCCAGCGTAACCTGGACGACGGCAAAGAATACCCCTAGCGTAGACACCAGTTCTATTGATAAGGCTGTCACGGATGCGCGCTCCGCACAATCCGGAGTAAAGGTCAGTGCGGACGGCAAAGATGTTTATACGGATGTTCACTGGGTCACTCAGGCACAAATGAATACATTGAATAACGCCATTTCAACGGCTACGAATGCAAAATACTCCGTTACGACTGTTGCACAGGCCCAGGACGCTGCCAATGTATTGAGAAACGCTATAACCGCTTTTAATAGTCAAAAGGATAAGCAGATCGGAACAAAAATCCGAATAGATATTTCCGCTATGACTCTGGCGATTTCCGATGCGCAAGCGGCAAAGAAAAATGTGACGGTCAGTGTGGATGGATTTGATATTTCACCGGGCAGCAATTGGGTCACCAAAGAAGATATGGCAGCCTTGGACGATACTATTTCTAAGGCGCAAGCGGCAAAAGACAGCGTGGATACTTCTGCTCAGGTGATAAGCTATGCGAAGTCCCTGAACAATGCCATCGATGTGTTCAACGGTAAGATTCAGGACGGCAAACGGGCGGATAAGAGTGAATTGAATTCAGCCATCAAGTCCGCAAACGGCAGAGTCAACGGAGTGCGTGTCAACGACAAAGCGGAGGATGTGCCGACTGGTACCACATGGGTAACGGAAAAAGAATATAAGGATTTCACCGATGCCATCAGTGCTGCCACAGCCGTTTATGAAAAAAGAAATGCACTTCAATCCGAAGTAAATGCTGCTATTACAGCGTTACAATCGGCGGCAAATGCCTTTACCCCGAAGCCGGGTACAAAGACAGAATAG
- a CDS encoding S-layer homology domain-containing protein yields MKKKRVLAIMLSAVMVCTMNVSFASAGADKFTDLNGHWGQSIINEAAGLGIVGGYPEGYFLPDNLMKREEFYKLITNVLTVVPDTSSTVVTFKDVDPIEWYVPTIKTAVAAGITKGYEDGNFGIGQMISRQEAAKVVASVIPADNLDTSKNASAVKDAALIGDWALPYVNIMFQKGYMQGDDQGNFRPTMALTRAEAATLLLNVKKKETVIKGPGTTAVSPTPDVTTPTGDAGCQKIHAVMGGAFTVGTGTAKDPYEISTEAQLNHIRVHLNEGGYYILTKDIKVNSDFAATVPSASSGAPNWSEGNFEPIGTEENPFVGNFDGDGHSISGLDITGTVKGKDGGNAAGYAGLFGYVDSKSSIDGVTIEDSAIKGSAYVGGVAGYSKGSITNCVLGADSTVKGQSNTGGIAGCSEQLMKSNINKGTVEGTSSNTGGIVGTVNTEGDALSGCVNKGVVKGKSRTGGIAGYIPASTATVQVKECNNAGKVSSTADYAGGVAGQVDGSSYGIYLESCYNTGEVSGEGTNGGIIGYAKGDRTKISDCSNTGEINGKYSGGIAGSNEGDIQQCYNKGKIIADSEAGGIVAYQNTGGGRIHECYNVGNVTSNSNAGGIAGLSKDKIFNAYNTGDIKATNTAGGLVGLNYALVQRSYNVGDVDGDSGIGALIGRNRAKLINCFWLLGTANAGIGYEDSGSEKSIVMVLSKEQLSGQLKVKLDNGFQLLTSYLNNKAGSEVWTYTYSTEQSADSDSSDIISDGGGIVPPISISTAEEKGNVITASDLRSAYLYPELIQLKQ; encoded by the coding sequence ATGAAGAAAAAAAGAGTGCTGGCAATCATGCTTTCAGCAGTAATGGTATGTACGATGAATGTCAGCTTTGCATCAGCAGGTGCCGATAAATTTACAGATCTGAATGGACACTGGGGGCAGTCTATTATTAATGAAGCTGCCGGACTGGGTATTGTAGGAGGGTATCCTGAGGGATACTTTCTGCCGGACAACCTGATGAAGAGGGAAGAATTTTATAAGCTCATCACAAATGTTCTGACGGTGGTTCCGGATACGTCCAGTACGGTGGTCACCTTTAAGGATGTAGATCCGATTGAATGGTATGTTCCTACCATTAAAACTGCGGTGGCGGCAGGAATAACCAAGGGATATGAAGACGGAAACTTCGGAATCGGCCAGATGATTTCAAGGCAGGAGGCGGCTAAAGTGGTAGCTTCTGTTATCCCTGCGGACAATCTGGATACGTCGAAAAATGCATCTGCGGTAAAGGATGCGGCACTGATCGGTGATTGGGCGCTTCCTTATGTCAATATCATGTTTCAAAAAGGCTATATGCAGGGCGATGATCAAGGAAACTTCAGACCCACTATGGCGTTGACAAGAGCAGAGGCCGCAACCTTGCTTCTAAATGTCAAAAAGAAAGAAACGGTGATAAAAGGCCCGGGAACTACGGCCGTATCTCCTACACCTGATGTGACCACCCCAACAGGAGATGCCGGATGCCAGAAAATCCACGCAGTTATGGGGGGAGCATTTACCGTGGGAACGGGAACAGCAAAGGATCCCTATGAAATCTCCACAGAAGCACAGCTCAACCACATCCGAGTACACTTGAATGAAGGTGGGTATTACATATTGACCAAGGATATAAAAGTGAACTCTGACTTTGCTGCGACAGTGCCAAGTGCATCCTCCGGTGCTCCAAACTGGAGCGAAGGAAACTTTGAGCCGATTGGTACAGAAGAAAACCCCTTTGTGGGGAACTTCGACGGAGACGGACATAGCATCAGCGGACTGGATATAACGGGAACAGTTAAAGGAAAGGACGGCGGAAATGCGGCTGGTTATGCCGGACTTTTCGGATATGTGGATTCTAAAAGCTCCATTGACGGAGTAACCATAGAAGATTCCGCCATTAAGGGTTCCGCTTATGTAGGCGGTGTTGCCGGATACAGTAAGGGCAGCATTACTAATTGTGTCCTCGGTGCAGACAGTACGGTCAAGGGGCAAAGCAATACGGGCGGCATTGCCGGCTGCTCAGAGCAGCTGATGAAAAGTAATATTAATAAAGGCACCGTAGAAGGAACCAGTTCAAATACAGGCGGAATAGTGGGGACAGTAAATACGGAAGGCGATGCCTTGTCCGGCTGTGTAAACAAAGGTGTTGTAAAAGGAAAGTCCAGAACCGGCGGGATTGCAGGATATATACCGGCTTCTACAGCCACTGTTCAGGTCAAAGAGTGCAATAATGCCGGAAAAGTGAGCAGCACAGCTGATTATGCCGGCGGTGTTGCCGGACAGGTGGACGGCTCCTCATATGGCATATATCTTGAAAGCTGTTATAATACAGGCGAAGTTTCAGGAGAAGGTACGAACGGCGGCATTATAGGCTATGCTAAAGGAGACCGGACGAAAATAAGCGATTGTTCCAATACCGGTGAGATAAACGGGAAATATTCCGGAGGAATTGCCGGCAGCAATGAAGGCGATATCCAACAATGCTACAATAAAGGAAAGATTATAGCCGATTCCGAAGCAGGAGGTATTGTGGCGTACCAAAATACCGGGGGCGGACGCATTCATGAATGTTATAATGTGGGAAATGTCACCTCCAATTCCAATGCGGGAGGAATTGCCGGGCTGAGCAAGGACAAGATCTTCAATGCCTATAACACCGGAGATATTAAAGCAACGAATACAGCAGGCGGGTTGGTAGGCCTGAACTATGCACTTGTTCAACGATCCTACAACGTAGGCGATGTTGACGGTGACAGTGGCATAGGAGCATTGATCGGGAGGAACCGGGCAAAGCTGATAAACTGCTTCTGGCTTCTGGGCACAGCAAATGCGGGGATTGGCTATGAGGATTCCGGTTCTGAAAAAAGCATCGTCATGGTGCTCTCCAAAGAGCAGCTTTCGGGACAGCTAAAAGTAAAGCTGGATAACGGATTTCAGCTGCTGACCAGCTATTTAAACAACAAGGCCGGCTCAGAGGTGTGGACGTATACTTATAGTACCGAGCAGTCAGCTGACAGTGACAGTTCCGACATTATTTCTGACGGCGGCGGGATTGTTCCGCCTATTTCCATTTCCACAGCAGAAGAAAAAGGAAATGTGATCACCGCATCGGATTTACGGTCTGCGTACCTGTATCCGGAACTGATTCAGCTTAAACAATAA
- a CDS encoding S-layer homology domain-containing protein gives MIGKKLAAVALSAVLVLSSGIMAFADTTSWDSGNVYPSDVLNTKLLTPVKFLIDKKVVTGDQDGLFHPEKSITRAEFATMMAKATNNTNELDIVAKQNYYNDLAGYDWAKGYINACAKASLIQGVGNEKFAPGKNVSYAEVITIIIRSKNPSAVTTGTWPDNYILYAQMNMNSMISDRNISDWSAPATKGDVATMLYRSMPKN, from the coding sequence ATGATTGGAAAAAAATTAGCAGCAGTGGCCTTATCCGCCGTGCTAGTCTTGAGCAGCGGTATTATGGCGTTTGCGGACACCACCAGCTGGGATTCGGGAAATGTCTATCCGTCGGATGTACTAAACACGAAGCTGCTGACACCGGTAAAATTTTTAATAGATAAGAAGGTTGTTACAGGTGATCAGGACGGGTTATTCCATCCGGAAAAGAGCATTACCCGGGCAGAATTTGCGACAATGATGGCAAAAGCCACAAACAATACAAATGAACTGGATATCGTGGCAAAGCAGAACTATTACAATGACTTGGCAGGATACGATTGGGCAAAAGGCTATATCAACGCCTGCGCAAAAGCCAGCCTGATACAGGGCGTGGGAAATGAAAAGTTCGCTCCGGGTAAAAACGTCTCTTATGCGGAGGTGATTACGATTATCATCAGGAGTAAAAACCCATCTGCCGTAACCACAGGAACATGGCCGGACAACTATATTTTATATGCGCAAATGAACATGAACAGCATGATTTCAGACCGTAACATTTCAGACTGGTCAGCTCCGGCAACAAAGGGTGACGTGGCAACCATGCTGTATCGAAGCATGCCGAAGAATTAG
- a CDS encoding acyltransferase, which yields MEAKHLSERLIHYDILRILAAYLIVMLHLSVQYINKAPASVEEYLQWQQAVKLGTAARVGVPIFVMLSGAFLLHPDKQIPLSAIFKKYLPKLAVLFVFWSFFYALTEQNFFEHIGRIGLSHSWQEINWSKFWPYFAQGHYHMWYLYMLAGLYLLTPLLKHITAQASKAQMTYFVILCVLMTSVTKLNTDLWHLSVLGAILDKLSLSFFLGYIGYFAAGFLLSFYTPGWRASLVVFALGLLSFRFTYEETWKLNPMFGFDTPNLLYFSNYSPTVFLMSFALFLLFAKLGFIKLWKPLQMLLLPLPKYMLAVYLVHPFLIDLCRDTSVLLPAQSAWSLPGNAFIIFILSFVVSMVLMQVYWLLLRGIRLVFRTAKC from the coding sequence ATGGAAGCGAAGCATTTATCTGAAAGATTAATTCATTATGACATATTGCGCATATTGGCAGCATACCTCATCGTTATGCTGCATCTTTCCGTACAATATATTAATAAGGCACCGGCTTCGGTAGAAGAATATTTACAGTGGCAGCAGGCGGTTAAGCTGGGAACGGCGGCCAGAGTAGGTGTTCCTATTTTTGTTATGCTCAGCGGTGCGTTTTTACTCCATCCGGATAAGCAAATCCCGCTGTCTGCCATTTTTAAAAAATATCTGCCAAAGCTGGCTGTTCTCTTTGTTTTTTGGTCATTCTTCTATGCACTGACAGAGCAGAACTTTTTTGAGCATATAGGCAGGATAGGTCTTTCCCATAGCTGGCAGGAGATTAACTGGAGTAAGTTTTGGCCTTATTTTGCGCAGGGACATTATCATATGTGGTATCTTTACATGCTGGCAGGATTATATCTCCTGACGCCTTTGCTAAAGCATATCACAGCACAGGCCTCCAAAGCGCAAATGACATATTTTGTTATCCTATGCGTTTTAATGACCTCTGTAACGAAGTTGAATACTGATCTTTGGCATCTTTCTGTACTTGGTGCAATTCTGGATAAGCTGTCACTTTCGTTCTTCTTAGGGTATATAGGATACTTCGCAGCAGGTTTTCTTTTAAGCTTCTATACGCCGGGCTGGCGTGCATCTCTGGTTGTTTTTGCATTGGGTCTTTTATCCTTCCGATTTACCTATGAGGAAACCTGGAAACTGAATCCCATGTTCGGTTTTGACACACCCAATCTGCTCTATTTCAGCAATTATTCGCCCACCGTATTTTTGATGAGCTTTGCTCTCTTTCTATTGTTTGCCAAGCTGGGCTTCATCAAGCTGTGGAAACCCCTTCAGATGCTGCTCCTTCCACTGCCCAAATATATGCTGGCTGTATATTTAGTTCATCCGTTTCTTATTGATTTGTGCCGTGACACCTCTGTTTTATTGCCTGCTCAGTCTGCCTGGTCTTTGCCCGGCAATGCGTTTATCATTTTTATTCTTAGTTTCGTGGTAAGCATGGTTTTAATGCAGGTCTACTGGCTTCTTCTTCGAGGGATTCGACTTGTTTTTCGCACTGCAAAGTGTTAA
- a CDS encoding S-layer homology domain-containing protein, whose product MKKTIQTISMMLVVMMLATSTAFAATAPTDIAGTKNEEAVKTLVEAGAITGDTDGQFHPEDNLTRAQACIIIVKTIDPLASLVNGTATQSASKNGFKDMAGYSWAAGYIGYAVEHGIVKGYPDGTFKPGTNVSTDEMLTMVLRAAGYTEDKIGANWPEDYISTAKEAGVLNNIDEDYPKNATKAMAAQMAFNQMKELKAMAPAATDDPQGTAEDKPDAIPSATGMTFATGSFDGNLTTFAGKSVSKGVKIYTYGTKTEYKDDMKFSDKADAYREDTLYKFKYAKTPAWYLVEDGKITKMILPRDTGFTGNVYCVINGTVTESNVNEEAVTGFETLTATKTVTWFGKKSLTVPNFTEGDGQLYELKTSDGEVKNVATTEGAKGKVFKELTTDKSWTAVTNYSDNVITTANGLISVKQNASIYVWDDKKGEYKSGTLSGIKKDREVRAYDCSDDDVTEADVVIVKE is encoded by the coding sequence ATGAAAAAAACAATACAAACCATTTCCATGATGTTAGTTGTCATGATGCTGGCAACATCCACTGCGTTTGCAGCAACGGCTCCAACAGACATTGCGGGAACAAAAAATGAAGAAGCCGTTAAAACGCTGGTAGAAGCAGGAGCCATAACCGGGGATACGGACGGACAATTCCACCCGGAGGATAACTTAACAAGAGCGCAGGCCTGCATTATTATTGTTAAAACGATTGATCCGCTTGCTTCACTGGTAAACGGCACAGCAACGCAGTCTGCTTCAAAAAACGGATTTAAAGATATGGCAGGATACAGCTGGGCTGCCGGATATATTGGATATGCAGTAGAGCATGGCATCGTGAAGGGGTATCCGGACGGAACCTTTAAGCCGGGTACGAACGTAAGTACGGATGAAATGCTGACTATGGTTCTTAGAGCAGCAGGCTACACGGAAGACAAGATCGGTGCCAACTGGCCGGAAGATTACATTTCAACGGCAAAGGAGGCCGGCGTACTAAATAATATCGACGAGGACTATCCGAAAAATGCAACAAAGGCCATGGCCGCACAGATGGCTTTCAATCAGATGAAAGAACTGAAAGCAATGGCTCCGGCTGCGACAGATGACCCGCAGGGAACGGCAGAAGATAAGCCGGACGCTATTCCGTCCGCAACAGGTATGACCTTTGCAACAGGAAGCTTTGATGGCAATTTAACAACCTTTGCAGGGAAAAGTGTTTCAAAGGGTGTTAAAATTTATACCTATGGAACCAAAACGGAATACAAGGACGATATGAAGTTCTCCGATAAAGCCGACGCTTATAGAGAGGATACTTTATATAAGTTCAAATATGCAAAGACACCTGCGTGGTATCTGGTAGAAGACGGTAAAATAACTAAAATGATTTTACCTAGAGATACTGGATTTACTGGAAATGTATATTGTGTGATCAATGGCACTGTTACCGAATCCAATGTAAATGAAGAAGCAGTAACCGGATTTGAAACCCTAACAGCTACAAAGACCGTTACATGGTTCGGTAAGAAAAGCTTAACTGTGCCGAACTTTACGGAGGGTGACGGACAGCTCTATGAATTAAAGACCTCAGATGGTGAAGTGAAGAATGTAGCAACCACAGAAGGAGCAAAAGGAAAAGTTTTCAAGGAATTGACAACAGACAAGTCTTGGACGGCTGTTACTAATTATAGCGATAACGTTATCACCACAGCCAATGGACTGATTTCAGTAAAACAAAATGCTTCCATATATGTATGGGATGACAAAAAAGGTGAGTATAAATCAGGAACCTTGTCCGGCATTAAGAAGGACAGAGAAGTAAGAGCATATGACTGCTCAGATGATGATGTGACAGAAGCTGATGTGGTTATTGTGAAAGAATAA